TACCTCCTCCTCTTCCGCCGCGACACCAAGCTCGCCCTCAACAACGACGCCGACGAGGTGCGCCTGCTGGCCCCCGACGGCACCCTGCGCGATCGGTTCGCCTACCTGCACACGCGGCCGGATGTCTCCTTCGCCCGCACGGTGGATGGGGTGGGAGGATGGACCGATGCCTATCCCCCCTCCCCAGGCCAGCCCAACCAACCCCCTACACCTACGCCCACGCCGAGCCCAGTGCCCAAGACCGTATTCCTGAACGAGATCCTGCCGGCCCCGCGTCATCAGGACTGGGACGGCGATGGGGTGAAAACAGCCGAAGATGAGTGGGTTGAGCTGATCAACCTGGGTGAGGCCGCGGTGGATCTAGGCGGCTGGATGCTGGACGATGTGCCTGATGGCGGCAGCCGGCCTTACGTGTTCCCGGCGGGCTCGATCGTGCCCACAGGAGGTTACCGGTTGGTCTTCCGCCGTGAATCGAAGATCGCTCTCAACAACGATGCGGACCAAGTCCGTCTGCTCTCACCGGACGGCCATGAATTGGATCGGTTCGAGTGGTCCCGTAGTCCCGGATACGATCGCGCCTTGGGACGACAGCCGGACGGCATCGGGGAATGGACGTCCGGTCTGGCTCCCTCACCAGGCGGCCCTAACCCCCCGCAGACGACACCTCAGTCGCGGCGAGCACCAGAGGATCCGACGCCTCGCCCGCAGCCCCGGGATCCCCGTACAACGGCCCCACAAGCGCGCGCTGCACCTACCGCCACCACGCCGCTACCGCCTCTGCTCACAATCGCCCAGGCACGTCATCAGCCGGATGGACAAGAAGTGCGTGTGCGCGGCCAGGTCACCGTGCCGCCAGAGGTATTCGGACGGAGCATCTACATCCAGGATCCCAGCGGCGGCATCCAGGTCTACATGGGCCGCGGCGAATGGCCTACACTGCGTGAAGGGGACTGGGTGGAAGTGCGAGGCCGTTTGGCCGATTTCTATGGCGAGCGCGAGGTGAGGATTTCCAGCCCCTCCCAGGTACA
The genomic region above belongs to Anaerolineae bacterium and contains:
- a CDS encoding lamin tail domain-containing protein → YLLLFRRDTKLALNNDADEVRLLAPDGTLRDRFAYLHTRPDVSFARTVDGVGGWTDAYPPSPGQPNQPPTPTPTPSPVPKTVFLNEILPAPRHQDWDGDGVKTAEDEWVELINLGEAAVDLGGWMLDDVPDGGSRPYVFPAGSIVPTGGYRLVFRRESKIALNNDADQVRLLSPDGHELDRFEWSRSPGYDRALGRQPDGIGEWTSGLAPSPGGPNPPQTTPQSRRAPEDPTPRPQPRDPRTTAPQARAAPTATTPLPPLLTIAQARHQPDGQEVRVRGQVTVPPEVFGRSIYIQDPSGGIQVYMGRGEWPTLREGDWVEVRGRLADFYGEREVRISSPSQVQVIGPGLPLAPILLRSDELGEPYEGMLVMIVGQVSGFGRRELRLSDHYGEVRVYIREAVGWRRPWVERGDWWSAIGVVSQYAIERPYVGGYRLLPRYRDDLASLPTYLPEIGLPFTSGR